In Nitrospirota bacterium, one DNA window encodes the following:
- the pyk gene encoding pyruvate kinase → MRKAKIVCTIGPACGQEKVIYQMINAGMDVARLNFSHGTYETHKKAAALIRSGAHNYEKPIAILQDLKGLKIRVGLIKNGYVRIEKGSALSLTSKNIPGDDRLIQIQYPHLIQDLNIGSKILIDDGLIQLKVTGKNKDRLTTEIIEGGVLKEKKGVNLPDIRISASSFTKKDMEDLAFGIKLGVDYAALSFVCSRNDVLKAKNYLKKHKSDIPVIAKIETRQALENIAEIIDVSDGLMIARGDLGVEVPAEEVPLIQKRLIELCNSALKPVIIATQMLESMTEHLQPTRAEATDVANGVLDGADALMLSAETAIGSYPVEVIKMMDKIISFTETHTHKAPLHNPIGGKTLAHAIAEAACASAMDIKAKAIVAFSRTGFTALIASKFRPRVPIIGFTVRDEVRRRMNLYWGITPHIMKFPDNTDEMISESEKALIQKGLVKKGDAIAIIATSPFTQGAKTNIMKLHRVGK, encoded by the coding sequence ATGCGGAAAGCAAAGATAGTCTGCACAATAGGGCCGGCCTGCGGTCAGGAAAAAGTTATTTATCAGATGATAAACGCCGGGATGGATGTTGCAAGGCTTAATTTTTCGCACGGGACTTATGAAACGCATAAAAAAGCCGCGGCCCTGATAAGGTCCGGCGCCCATAATTATGAAAAGCCTATTGCCATACTCCAAGACTTGAAAGGACTGAAAATAAGAGTAGGCCTTATTAAGAACGGCTATGTCAGGATTGAAAAGGGTTCAGCCTTATCCCTCACATCAAAAAACATACCCGGTGATGACAGACTTATCCAGATACAGTATCCCCATCTTATCCAGGACTTAAATATCGGCAGTAAAATTTTAATAGATGACGGGCTGATTCAGTTAAAAGTTACCGGGAAAAATAAAGACCGGTTGACGACAGAGATTATTGAGGGGGGGGTATTAAAAGAGAAAAAGGGCGTCAATCTCCCCGATATCAGGATCTCTGCATCTTCATTCACAAAAAAAGACATGGAGGACCTTGCCTTTGGGATAAAACTTGGTGTTGATTATGCAGCGCTTTCTTTTGTGTGTTCAAGAAATGATGTCCTGAAAGCCAAAAACTATCTAAAAAAACATAAATCAGACATCCCTGTAATTGCAAAGATTGAAACAAGGCAGGCTCTTGAAAATATTGCGGAGATTATAGATGTCTCAGACGGACTTATGATTGCAAGGGGAGACCTCGGGGTGGAAGTCCCGGCTGAAGAAGTGCCGTTAATTCAAAAGCGTCTGATAGAGCTGTGCAATTCCGCACTGAAACCTGTAATTATTGCCACACAGATGCTCGAATCCATGACAGAACACCTTCAGCCCACAAGGGCCGAGGCAACGGATGTCGCAAACGGCGTGCTGGACGGGGCAGACGCATTAATGCTTTCAGCAGAAACAGCAATCGGCAGCTACCCTGTTGAAGTTATAAAAATGATGGACAAGATTATAAGTTTCACGGAAACACATACACACAAGGCCCCCCTTCATAATCCCATCGGCGGAAAAACCTTGGCCCATGCCATTGCCGAGGCAGCATGCGCATCAGCAATGGATATAAAGGCAAAGGCAATAGTGGCCTTCAGCCGGACAGGGTTTACAGCGCTTATCGCATCAAAGTTCAGGCCGCGGGTGCCGATTATAGGTTTTACCGTCAGGGATGAAGTCCGAAGGAGAATGAATCTGTACTGGGGGATTACGCCTCATATCATGAAATTCCCTGACAATACAGATGAAATGATCTCTGAATCGGAAAAAGCCCTCATTCAGAAAGGCCTTGTGAAAAAAGGGGATGCGATTGCAATAATAGCCACATCTCCCTTTACTCAGGGCGCAAAGACAAATATCATGAAACTGCACAGGGTGGGAAAGTAA
- the vanZ gene encoding VanZ family protein, with product MTAIFYISSQKSAELPPLPWGADKVLHAAAYAVLGVLSYLSFKKSGLNRRVIALSFLLAAIYGITDEFHQSFVPGRNAAVGDVIADALGAFLGSYTANAISIRKLQNSV from the coding sequence ATGACGGCAATTTTTTACATTTCTTCGCAAAAATCCGCAGAACTGCCCCCTCTTCCATGGGGAGCTGACAAGGTGTTGCATGCGGCGGCATATGCTGTTCTTGGAGTTTTAAGTTACTTATCATTTAAGAAAAGCGGGCTCAACAGACGGGTTATCGCCCTGTCGTTCCTTTTGGCGGCTATCTACGGTATTACCGATGAATTTCACCAGTCATTTGTTCCCGGCAGAAATGCTGCTGTTGGCGATGTTATTGCAGACGCTTTGGGGGCTTTTTTAGGTAGTTACACAGCAAATGCAATAAGCATCAGAAAATTGCAGAATTCTGTTTAG
- a CDS encoding inorganic phosphate transporter: MHDTFFLLICVIVLATIFDFINGFHDTANAIATSVSTRVLSPKTAVTMAAVLNMVGALSGTAVAKTVGAGIVDAAFVTQITVISALLSAIIWDLITWYFGLPTSSSHAVISSIVGAAVATSGTQVIIHKGVNKVLLGLMLSPLVGLMLGFLLMLLLMWVFGRFPVMRVNKLFNKLQIGSAAFMAFSHGNNDAQKTMGIITMALVSYYNLPDFHVPQWVIVLCASAMALGTALGGWRIIKTLGVRLVHLRPIHGFAAEASAATVIEIASKIGLPLSTTHVISSTIMGVGASKRLSAVRWGIGGNIIIAWILTIPACAVLAWVICKLITLLV; this comes from the coding sequence ATGCATGATACTTTTTTTCTCCTCATCTGCGTAATAGTTCTTGCCACAATTTTTGATTTCATAAACGGTTTTCACGATACAGCAAATGCAATAGCCACGTCTGTGTCAACAAGGGTTTTGTCGCCAAAGACTGCGGTGACAATGGCGGCGGTCTTAAATATGGTTGGCGCTTTATCAGGAACTGCGGTGGCTAAGACAGTGGGCGCCGGTATTGTTGATGCTGCATTCGTTACCCAGATAACCGTTATTTCAGCGCTTTTGTCTGCCATAATTTGGGATTTGATTACATGGTATTTCGGCCTTCCCACGTCCTCAAGTCACGCAGTAATTTCAAGCATAGTCGGCGCTGCGGTTGCAACAAGCGGGACACAGGTTATTATCCATAAAGGAGTTAACAAGGTACTGCTGGGATTGATGCTTTCTCCGCTGGTTGGATTAATGCTCGGCTTTCTGCTTATGTTGCTGCTGATGTGGGTGTTCGGCAGGTTTCCGGTTATGCGTGTGAATAAGCTTTTTAACAAGCTTCAGATAGGGTCTGCAGCTTTCATGGCTTTCAGCCATGGCAATAATGACGCCCAAAAGACGATGGGTATTATAACAATGGCGCTGGTAAGCTATTATAATCTTCCAGATTTCCATGTCCCTCAATGGGTAATTGTCCTGTGCGCATCTGCTATGGCTCTCGGCACGGCTCTTGGGGGTTGGAGGATTATCAAGACGCTTGGCGTACGCCTGGTCCACCTCAGGCCGATTCACGGATTTGCCGCAGAGGCATCTGCTGCGACTGTTATTGAAATTGCATCAAAAATAGGGCTCCCGCTTTCAACTACCCACGTTATTTCATCAACCATCATGGGCGTCGGCGCATCAAAGAGATTATCGGCAGTAAGATGGGGAATTGGCGGCAATATAATAATTGCCTGGATACTGACGATTCCGGCATGTGCCGTGCTTGCATGGGTAATCTGCAAGTTAATAACACTGCTGGTATAA
- a CDS encoding GAF domain-containing protein translates to MDYNQKKEDMLHNACEQNCDIEERSVVEQELRQHYELQAALNKILNISLEDISLKDTLERVIEQVVSIPWLSLESRGAILLVEDDPEVLALKAQRGLPAALQVKCAKVPFGVCMCGRAAQSGRIEFASCVDNRHDHKYNGIIPHGHYCAPIISSGKVIGVVNTYIKEGHKRSPREEEFLTAVANVLVGIIHLKRAEEGLQRAKDELEVRVEERTKELRQSNEQLLDEISERKRAEKALRNSEGEYRRLSQEFHILLDAITDNIIQLSPDMKIMWANKATASVFNMDASKLPGQNCHKMCCNIFVPCENCPTARSFLSGNEESAQVLTPAGRLYDIRAFPVEDEFGKVKNVIEVAADITEKVNLQNEATRARHLASLGELAAGVAHEINNPVNSIINYAQIMVDEQSKEGRDNDIAGRILKEGDRIAGIVRSLLSFARAKKEEKILVNFYEIMSDLLSLTEMQMKKDGISLKLNIPQGLPKIIANPQQILQVFLNIISNSRYALNLKYKGTHENKILQINCEQITNNKQQYIRVVIYDYGTGIPRAIYDKVMDPFFSTKSQGFGTGLGLSISHGIISDHHGKFSIESKEGEFTKVIIDLPGEKEGEE, encoded by the coding sequence ATGGATTACAATCAGAAAAAAGAAGACATGTTACACAATGCTTGTGAACAAAATTGTGATATTGAGGAACGCAGTGTCGTAGAGCAGGAACTGCGCCAGCATTATGAACTCCAGGCAGCCCTTAATAAAATTCTCAATATCTCCCTGGAAGACATCTCGCTTAAAGACACGCTTGAACGCGTTATTGAGCAGGTGGTTTCCATTCCATGGCTATCCCTTGAATCAAGAGGGGCGATTCTTCTTGTTGAAGACGACCCGGAAGTGCTGGCGCTGAAGGCCCAGCGGGGACTGCCGGCTGCATTGCAGGTTAAGTGCGCCAAGGTCCCCTTTGGCGTATGCATGTGCGGTCGTGCGGCGCAGTCAGGCAGGATAGAATTTGCAAGCTGTGTTGATAACCGTCATGACCACAAATATAACGGCATAATACCGCATGGACACTACTGCGCCCCGATTATTTCCTCAGGCAAGGTAATCGGGGTAGTCAATACATATATAAAAGAGGGGCATAAACGCAGCCCGAGAGAGGAGGAGTTTCTCACTGCGGTTGCGAATGTGCTTGTCGGGATTATTCATCTCAAGCGTGCAGAAGAGGGGCTTCAGAGGGCCAAGGATGAACTTGAGGTCAGGGTAGAGGAGCGCACCAAAGAATTAAGACAAAGTAATGAGCAGCTTCTGGATGAAATCAGCGAACGGAAGCGCGCTGAGAAAGCGCTCAGAAACAGCGAAGGCGAATACCGGAGGCTTTCACAGGAATTTCATATTCTTCTGGACGCCATTACGGATAACATTATCCAGCTGTCCCCTGATATGAAAATAATGTGGGCCAATAAGGCTACCGCATCTGTTTTTAACATGGATGCGTCAAAATTACCCGGACAGAATTGCCATAAAATGTGCTGCAATATTTTTGTCCCCTGTGAAAACTGCCCGACGGCAAGGAGTTTTTTATCAGGGAATGAAGAATCAGCCCAGGTGCTCACGCCTGCCGGAAGATTGTATGACATAAGGGCTTTTCCCGTTGAAGATGAGTTCGGAAAGGTGAAAAATGTCATTGAGGTGGCGGCTGACATTACTGAAAAGGTTAATCTGCAGAATGAAGCAACGCGCGCCCGGCACCTCGCATCTCTCGGGGAGCTGGCGGCAGGCGTGGCCCATGAAATCAACAACCCGGTAAACAGTATTATCAATTATGCACAGATAATGGTTGATGAGCAAAGCAAGGAAGGCCGGGATAATGATATTGCCGGCAGGATACTTAAGGAAGGCGACCGCATTGCCGGCATAGTGAGAAGCCTGCTTTCATTTGCGCGGGCTAAGAAAGAGGAGAAGATACTCGTTAACTTCTATGAGATAATGTCCGATTTACTGTCCCTCACGGAAATGCAGATGAAGAAAGACGGCATTAGTCTGAAGTTGAATATACCACAGGGCTTACCGAAAATAATTGCAAACCCACAGCAAATACTGCAGGTTTTTTTAAATATTATAAGCAATTCGCGCTATGCCCTTAACCTTAAATACAAAGGGACACACGAAAATAAAATACTTCAAATAAACTGTGAACAGATTACAAATAATAAACAGCAGTACATAAGGGTTGTCATATATGATTACGGCACAGGGATTCCCCGTGCGATATACGACAAGGTAATGGACCCGTTTTTCTCCACCAAGTCTCAGGGTTTCGGGACAGGACTGGGCCTGAGCATAAGCCACGGCATTATCAGCGACCATCACGGAAAATTTTCAATAGAGAGCAAAGAGGGTGAATTTACAAAAGTAATAATTGACCTGCCCGGGGAAAAAGAAGGTGAGGAATGA
- a CDS encoding NAD-dependent epimerase/dehydratase family protein: protein MAKERVLVTGGAGYIGSILVPTLLNNGYKVTALDSLIFGQSALLECCANPHFDFIKGDICDESLILSLVPKFDIIIPLAAIVGAPACKINPSLTKMVNYNAAIMMINKLSSFQMVLFPTTNSGYGIGEKDAFCTEESPLRPISDYGKIKVEVEKAFLDKGSAITFRLATVFGMSPRMRMDLLVNDFTYRAYKDKFIVLFEEHFRRNYIHVRDVASAFIFGIKNYDKMKGQPYNVGLSSANLTKRQLCEKIKEHVPELYIHSASIGEDPDKRDYLVSNEKIESLGWRPSHTLDSGIQELLKGYKILKPNQFANV, encoded by the coding sequence ATGGCTAAAGAGAGAGTTCTTGTAACTGGAGGGGCGGGGTACATCGGTTCTATTCTTGTGCCTACTTTATTGAACAACGGCTATAAAGTTACAGCATTAGACTCTCTAATATTTGGACAATCAGCACTACTTGAATGTTGCGCCAATCCCCATTTTGATTTTATAAAAGGTGATATTTGTGACGAAAGTTTAATATTGTCTTTGGTGCCAAAATTTGACATAATTATTCCTCTTGCTGCAATAGTTGGGGCGCCAGCCTGTAAAATTAACCCGTCATTAACAAAGATGGTTAATTATAACGCAGCTATAATGATGATAAACAAACTTTCATCATTTCAGATGGTTCTTTTCCCTACAACTAATAGCGGTTATGGTATTGGTGAAAAGGATGCATTCTGCACGGAAGAATCGCCTTTGAGGCCCATTTCAGATTATGGAAAAATCAAGGTAGAAGTTGAAAAGGCATTTTTGGATAAAGGCAGCGCTATAACATTTAGGTTGGCAACAGTTTTCGGTATGAGTCCCAGGATGAGAATGGACCTTCTGGTTAATGACTTTACCTATCGTGCATATAAGGATAAATTCATTGTTCTTTTTGAAGAACATTTTCGCAGAAACTATATCCATGTAAGAGATGTCGCAAGCGCATTTATTTTTGGAATAAAAAATTACGATAAAATGAAAGGACAGCCTTATAATGTCGGTCTTAGCAGTGCCAACCTCACTAAACGACAGTTGTGCGAGAAAATAAAGGAACATGTGCCGGAGCTATATATTCATTCAGCATCTATTGGTGAAGATCCTGACAAGAGAGACTATCTTGTCAGCAATGAGAAGATAGAGTCTTTAGGGTGGCGACCTTCCCATACATTAGATAGTGGTATACAAGAGCTATTGAAAGGGTACAAGATACTTAAGCCGAATCAATTTGCTAACGTATAA
- a CDS encoding kinase, which yields MIISRTPVRISFFGGGTDYREYFERKGGAVLGVTIDKYTYVSVNRLSDFFDYKIRVGYSKSELVNNVENIVHPSVRETLKFKNVNGNLDIHIFADLPARTGLGSSSSFTVGFLNALYALEGRIVSKQQLVEEAIYIEQQLIKENVGCQDQVHAAYGGLNTIEFSKQGLSVRPVIISKEKLDYLNDSLMVFYTGLSRYASEIVQEQIENTKDGRKDDYLKKMHEAVFEAEKIISDEEPEDMAKHLGELLHECWNLKKNLSSQISNQFIDEIYKKTIQTGAYGGKLAGAGGGGFLFVLAPKEKQQNIRNALSDLLEVNFRFENEGSKIIYLTQ from the coding sequence ATGATTATCTCAAGGACGCCTGTAAGGATAAGTTTTTTTGGTGGGGGAACGGATTACAGGGAATATTTTGAAAGAAAGGGTGGCGCTGTTCTTGGAGTCACAATTGATAAATATACTTATGTGAGTGTAAACAGATTAAGTGATTTTTTTGATTACAAGATAAGAGTTGGCTATTCAAAATCTGAGCTTGTAAATAATGTGGAAAATATTGTACATCCAAGTGTTAGAGAGACTCTGAAGTTTAAGAATGTTAATGGTAATTTGGATATTCATATATTTGCTGACCTCCCGGCACGTACAGGTCTTGGTTCATCATCTTCGTTTACTGTAGGATTTTTAAATGCACTATATGCATTAGAAGGTAGAATTGTTTCTAAGCAACAGCTTGTTGAAGAGGCTATTTATATAGAGCAACAACTTATTAAAGAGAATGTTGGATGTCAGGATCAGGTTCATGCGGCTTATGGAGGACTGAATACAATCGAATTTAGTAAACAAGGATTATCAGTAAGACCTGTTATTATTTCAAAAGAAAAGCTTGATTATTTAAATGATTCATTGATGGTTTTTTATACCGGCTTATCTCGTTATGCAAGTGAAATAGTACAAGAACAAATAGAAAATACTAAGGATGGCAGAAAAGACGATTATCTTAAAAAGATGCATGAAGCGGTTTTTGAAGCTGAAAAGATAATTTCTGATGAAGAACCTGAGGATATGGCAAAACATCTGGGTGAACTCCTTCATGAATGTTGGAATCTTAAGAAAAATCTTTCAAGCCAAATATCAAATCAATTTATTGATGAAATATATAAAAAGACAATACAAACAGGCGCTTATGGTGGTAAATTAGCAGGAGCAGGAGGGGGTGGTTTCTTATTTGTATTGGCGCCTAAAGAAAAACAGCAAAACATCAGAAATGCACTAAGTGATTTATTAGAAGTGAATTTTAGATTTGAAAATGAAGGGTCAAAAATAATCTATCTAACACAGTGA
- a CDS encoding sigma 54-interacting transcriptional regulator — protein sequence MKTKILVIDDEEGIRFTFMRFLVDEGYEVATAINFDEALAKILETDFDVIFADIILEGKTGIDLLRDIRSRNLSCPVVMITGYPNVESASDAMRLGAFDYITKPVQKEALLHVAGMALQHKTVTDEKEKYRSNLEAIFRSVHDAIITVDKELIVLEINEMTKKICKLSRSDIGKAFSVISKECTGRCHEILVDAIRKKQQVEERRLECQCPNCPKQVVAITVSPLIDNKGVFSGAVMVVRDETRLAHLEENLRERGQFHNIIGKSEQIQNVFTLIENLADVQTTILITGESGTGKELVAEALHYNGVRSDKPLVKVNCSALSEGLLESELFGHVKGAFTGAVKDKVGRFQRADGGTIFLDEISDISQGVQLRLLRVLQEMEFEAVGDSTPINVDVRVVAATNQDLREKVRLGKFREDLYYRLKVVELALPSLRERLEDIPLLVDYFLKKFNIKLKKNIEGISADVQRIFMDYPWPGNVRELEHALEHACIICHQGTITVDDLPPELKNVKEAKGLLRDKEGTELQAILQALEKTAGNKAMAARLMGISRQTIYRKIKEYKIDEGT from the coding sequence ATGAAAACAAAAATTCTGGTCATTGACGATGAAGAAGGCATAAGGTTTACTTTCATGAGGTTCCTTGTTGACGAAGGTTATGAAGTTGCCACTGCCATTAACTTTGACGAGGCCTTAGCAAAAATCTTGGAAACGGATTTTGACGTGATATTTGCCGATATAATTCTTGAGGGCAAGACCGGCATTGATCTGCTGAGGGATATAAGAAGCAGGAACCTGAGCTGTCCGGTAGTCATGATTACCGGTTATCCCAATGTTGAGAGCGCATCGGATGCCATGCGCTTAGGCGCCTTTGACTATATTACCAAGCCGGTCCAAAAAGAAGCACTCCTGCATGTTGCCGGTATGGCGCTTCAGCACAAGACGGTGACTGATGAAAAAGAGAAATACCGGTCCAACCTTGAGGCTATCTTCAGGAGCGTCCATGACGCCATTATTACGGTAGATAAGGAACTGATAGTGCTTGAAATAAATGAGATGACAAAAAAGATCTGCAAGCTGTCCCGCAGCGATATAGGGAAGGCCTTCAGCGTTATTTCAAAGGAATGCACCGGAAGGTGCCATGAGATCCTTGTGGATGCAATCAGGAAAAAGCAGCAGGTTGAAGAAAGGCGCCTTGAATGTCAGTGCCCTAATTGTCCGAAGCAGGTTGTGGCCATAACCGTATCACCCCTTATTGATAACAAGGGCGTATTTTCAGGCGCTGTTATGGTAGTGAGGGATGAAACACGCCTGGCTCATTTAGAGGAGAATCTGAGGGAGCGCGGGCAGTTCCATAATATTATCGGTAAGAGCGAGCAGATACAGAACGTGTTTACGCTTATAGAGAATCTTGCTGATGTGCAGACGACTATCTTGATTACAGGGGAAAGCGGAACGGGCAAGGAGCTTGTGGCCGAGGCGCTTCATTACAATGGAGTACGCAGCGATAAACCACTTGTAAAGGTTAATTGTTCTGCATTGTCAGAAGGTCTTCTTGAAAGTGAGCTTTTCGGGCATGTTAAAGGCGCATTTACCGGCGCGGTAAAGGACAAGGTCGGCAGGTTTCAGCGGGCTGACGGAGGGACTATTTTTTTAGATGAAATAAGCGATATATCTCAGGGGGTGCAGTTAAGACTGCTCAGGGTGCTTCAGGAAATGGAATTTGAAGCGGTGGGCGACTCAACCCCGATTAATGTTGATGTGCGCGTTGTAGCTGCAACTAATCAGGACCTCAGGGAAAAGGTCCGGCTCGGCAAGTTCAGGGAAGACCTTTATTACCGGCTTAAGGTGGTGGAACTTGCACTTCCGTCTCTCAGAGAACGGCTTGAAGATATACCGCTTCTTGTTGATTATTTCCTTAAAAAATTCAATATTAAGCTTAAAAAGAATATAGAGGGTATTTCGGCAGACGTCCAGAGGATATTTATGGACTATCCATGGCCCGGCAATGTGCGGGAGCTGGAGCATGCGCTGGAACACGCCTGTATCATATGTCATCAGGGCACAATTACGGTTGACGACCTTCCGCCTGAGTTGAAGAATGTTAAAGAAGCCAAGGGACTCCTCAGGGATAAAGAAGGCACGGAGCTGCAGGCAATTCTTCAGGCTCTGGAAAAGACAGCCGGCAATAAAGCCATGGCGGCACGCCTTATGGGAATAAGCAGGCAGACTATTTACCGTAAGATTAAAGAATATAAAATTGACGAAGGCACTTAA
- a CDS encoding NAD(P)/FAD-dependent oxidoreductase gives MEKTDITIIGAGVVGLAIAAELSQKFENITILEKHKTFGQETSSRNSEVIHSGIYYPEGSLKAALCVEGAEYLYKICGQFSIPHKKTGKLIVASEQSEIKALEALLEKGQKNGVKDLMILQKNDVSKIEPHTLSAAALYSPNTGIIDSHSLMKFFSDSASDNGVLFAFNSEVHRIDKKKNGFVVGIKQEDYYFESKVVINCAGLYSDYIAGLSGIDIGKNDYRLKFCKGSYFSYSKPSPVRMLIYPVPHEELVGLGVHATLDLANRLRFGPDAEYVEAIDYKVESGKKESFYKGASKIISGLDIDSFLPDMAGVRPKLQGPGEKTRDFVIREESGNGLPGLINLIGIESPGLTASPAIAKMVSGMISALMN, from the coding sequence TTGGAAAAAACAGATATAACTATTATTGGCGCCGGCGTTGTCGGCTTGGCAATAGCGGCTGAATTATCCCAAAAATTTGAAAACATTACAATACTTGAGAAGCATAAGACTTTTGGGCAGGAGACAAGCAGCCGCAACAGCGAGGTAATACACTCCGGAATTTATTATCCGGAAGGGTCGCTAAAAGCTGCATTATGCGTTGAGGGCGCTGAATATTTGTATAAAATCTGCGGGCAGTTTTCCATTCCCCATAAAAAAACAGGCAAGCTGATTGTTGCATCTGAGCAGTCAGAGATTAAAGCCCTTGAAGCTCTGTTGGAAAAGGGTCAAAAAAACGGCGTAAAGGATCTGATGATTTTGCAAAAAAACGACGTTAGCAAGATTGAACCTCACACCCTGTCAGCTGCCGCCCTTTATTCTCCGAATACGGGAATTATTGACTCGCATTCGCTCATGAAATTTTTTTCTGATTCGGCTTCAGATAACGGGGTCTTGTTTGCTTTTAACAGCGAGGTCCACAGGATAGATAAAAAAAAGAATGGTTTTGTTGTCGGGATAAAGCAGGAGGACTATTACTTTGAGTCAAAAGTTGTGATTAACTGCGCAGGTCTTTATTCTGATTACATCGCAGGGCTTTCAGGGATAGACATCGGGAAAAATGATTATAGGCTTAAATTTTGCAAAGGTTCATATTTTTCATACTCAAAACCCTCTCCTGTCAGGATGCTTATCTATCCTGTGCCGCATGAAGAACTTGTAGGACTTGGCGTTCATGCGACTCTGGATCTGGCAAACCGCCTGCGCTTTGGCCCTGACGCAGAATATGTTGAAGCAATTGATTATAAGGTTGAGTCCGGCAAAAAGGAGAGTTTTTATAAAGGCGCCTCAAAAATCATATCAGGACTTGATATAGATTCATTCCTGCCGGACATGGCAGGCGTCCGTCCCAAACTGCAGGGACCCGGAGAAAAGACAAGGGATTTTGTAATCAGGGAAGAAAGCGGCAACGGCTTGCCCGGACTTATCAATTTAATCGGCATAGAATCGCCCGGACTTACCGCCTCTCCTGCCATAGCAAAGATGGTCAGCGGCATGATATCGGCATTGATGAATTAA
- a CDS encoding DUF47 domain-containing protein, giving the protein MKLFPKEIDFFEIFDRASLNLTKAANLLVALMEKFDNIDVRVKEIYETEQEGDILTHDIMKKLNKTFLTPIDREDLYALASRLDDVLDLIWGAADRLSVFKLKESTKEAISMSKDLLTTVEVMHKAMKMLKEKNYSHVQEYCIEINRLENRVDRDFRDALGKLFDEIKDPILIIKWKEIYEHLENASDKCEDVANVMEAIVLKYA; this is encoded by the coding sequence ATGAAACTTTTTCCGAAAGAAATAGACTTTTTTGAGATATTTGACCGGGCGTCCTTAAACCTCACAAAGGCGGCAAACCTTCTTGTCGCCCTTATGGAGAAGTTTGACAATATTGATGTGCGGGTCAAGGAAATATATGAAACTGAGCAGGAAGGCGACATACTGACACATGATATAATGAAAAAACTTAACAAAACCTTCCTCACCCCGATAGACAGGGAAGACCTGTATGCCCTTGCGTCAAGGCTTGATGATGTCCTGGATTTAATCTGGGGCGCTGCCGACAGGCTTTCGGTGTTTAAACTGAAGGAGTCAACGAAAGAAGCTATTTCAATGTCAAAAGACCTCCTGACGACTGTGGAGGTTATGCATAAGGCAATGAAAATGCTCAAGGAAAAAAATTACTCCCATGTGCAGGAATACTGCATTGAGATAAACAGGCTGGAAAACAGGGTAGACCGGGATTTCAGGGATGCGCTCGGAAAGCTGTTTGATGAGATTAAAGACCCCATCCTTATCATTAAATGGAAAGAGATATATGAGCACCTTGAAAACGCCTCGGACAAATGCGAGGATGTTGCCAATGTTATGGAAGCCATAGTCCTTAAATATGCATGA
- a CDS encoding nucleotidyltransferase family protein — protein MEAIILAGGLGTRLQSVVKDVPKPMADINGRPFMSFLMDYLSRYGVKKVVLSVGYKHETIKNYFGSGYKEMDVEYVTEDQPLGTGGALRETLRRVQGSEAIVLNGDSFFNVNLNNLIDFHHSQDSMLTLAVKPMNNIDRYGTIILQNERVTGFSEKSSGNSGYINGGVYVMKKESMNHYAGEGAFSFETDFLQRNINSLAVSAFISDGYFIDIGVPEDYKRAQKELQQVLKEVV, from the coding sequence ATGGAAGCCATAATTTTAGCAGGCGGTCTCGGCACAAGGCTTCAATCTGTTGTTAAAGATGTCCCTAAGCCGATGGCGGACATAAACGGCAGGCCGTTTATGTCTTTCTTAATGGATTATTTATCAAGATATGGTGTGAAAAAGGTCGTGCTTTCAGTGGGCTATAAGCATGAGACGATAAAAAATTATTTCGGCTCAGGATACAAAGAGATGGATGTTGAATATGTCACAGAGGACCAGCCGCTCGGCACAGGCGGCGCCTTAAGGGAGACGCTGAGGCGCGTGCAGGGCAGTGAAGCAATAGTTTTAAACGGAGATAGTTTTTTTAATGTTAATCTCAATAACCTAATTGATTTTCACCATTCACAAGACTCCATGCTGACCCTTGCCGTAAAACCAATGAATAACATTGACAGGTATGGGACCATTATCCTCCAGAATGAGAGAGTAACCGGTTTTAGTGAAAAGTCCTCCGGAAATTCCGGCTATATAAACGGCGGTGTTTACGTGATGAAAAAAGAGAGCATGAATCATTATGCAGGGGAAGGCGCATTTTCCTTTGAAACTGATTTTTTGCAGAGGAATATAAACAGCCTTGCCGTTTCCGCCTTTATCAGCGACGGCTATTTCATTGATATCGGCGTCCCTGAGGATTATAAAAGGGCGCAGAAGGAACTGCAACAGGTCTTAAAGGAGGTGGTGTAA